One window from the genome of Oryza glaberrima chromosome 3, OglaRS2, whole genome shotgun sequence encodes:
- the LOC127767777 gene encoding transcription factor ILI3 translates to MSSRRGGGGGGGRITDEEINELISKLQALLPESSRSRGASRSSASKLLKETCSYIKSLHREVDDLSDRLSELMSTMDNNSPQAEIIRSLLR, encoded by the exons atgtcgagccgccgtggtggtggtggtggaggagggaggaTCACCGACGAGGAGATCAACGAGCTCATCTCCAAGCTTCAGGCCCTCCTCCCGGAGTCCTCCCGCAGCCGCGGCGCGAGCCGG TCTTCGGCGTCGAAGCTGCTCAAGGAGACGTGCAGCTACATCAAGAGCCTGCACCGGGAGGTGGACGACCTGTCCGACCGGCTGTCGGAGCTCATGTCGACGATGGACAACAACAGCCCGCAGGCCGAGATCATCCGGAGCCTCCTCCGGTGA